One Roseimaritima multifibrata DNA window includes the following coding sequences:
- a CDS encoding response regulator, which produces MSKTSVLIIEDDSSIADVISYNLRQQDYEVFTCDDGVEGLAQARRQPVDVIILDLMLPGMDGLEICRKLKADKETRKMRVLMLTAKAEESDQLVGFTLGADDYVTKPFSVKILLERVKSLCRRDTTDDYDSVISAAGITIDPVKFTVHVDGTSLQLTRSEFVLLETLARNRGRVFSRGELLDAILGDGTIVMERTVDVHIRAVRRKLGERADVVETVRGVGYRFCSE; this is translated from the coding sequence ATGTCTAAAACTTCCGTATTGATTATCGAAGATGACAGCTCCATCGCGGACGTCATCTCTTACAATCTTCGCCAGCAGGACTACGAAGTCTTTACCTGCGACGATGGCGTCGAAGGGCTTGCTCAGGCCAGACGCCAGCCTGTCGATGTGATCATCCTGGACCTGATGCTGCCAGGAATGGACGGGCTGGAGATTTGCCGGAAACTAAAAGCGGATAAAGAGACGCGTAAAATGCGTGTTTTAATGCTGACCGCAAAAGCCGAAGAATCGGACCAATTGGTCGGGTTCACGTTAGGAGCCGACGACTACGTTACCAAGCCATTCAGTGTCAAAATCCTTTTGGAACGAGTCAAATCGCTCTGCCGACGCGACACAACCGATGACTATGACAGCGTCATCTCCGCGGCAGGCATCACCATCGATCCGGTTAAATTCACCGTCCATGTGGATGGGACATCGCTGCAACTAACACGAAGTGAATTTGTCCTTCTGGAAACGCTGGCACGAAACCGCGGACGTGTTTTTTCCCGAGGCGAATTACTTGATGCCATTCTTGGCGACGGGACAATCGTCATGGAGCGAACCGTCGACGTCCATATTCGGGCCGTTCGCCGCAAACTAGGCGAGCGAGCCGATGTGGTCGAAACCGTTCGCGGAGTCGGTTATCGGTTTTGCAGCGAGTAG
- a CDS encoding metallophosphoesterase — MEAIQWQTVLWWVGLCAAIIGHGGLYVALYNRLNACGLPRKTIKRFVWLLLSLCLLTPLFLVWCYEDFFVDILFGQPLLAEMPKGLAIYAFVCLTTWIYPGLGWFWSRPILGVQRSVVRRHVRRISVNRMVPTPLALTPKCRFESRWPGNQIFELAVEEKELQVPGLPPEWDGFKIAHLSDIHLTGHVATEFFRYAVEQANAWNPDIVALTGDIVDYDKCLGMIQPSLQSATAKYGKFFVLGNHDTRVSDPVQIRQAMEQIGWQDLGGREVEQSFGSRRIQLIGNEAPWFPAPVLDPRQSPSVSSNSKERPRKNPFRLALCHSPDRIEWAREHHVTLMLAGHTHGGQGRLPLIGPVLSPSWYGSRFASGEFYLPPTTLHVSRGLSGVHLLRIMCPPELALLVLRATSVATVTQPESVMAQVQVAPA, encoded by the coding sequence ATGGAGGCGATTCAGTGGCAAACGGTGCTTTGGTGGGTGGGGCTTTGTGCTGCCATCATCGGACACGGCGGTTTATACGTTGCACTGTACAATCGCCTAAATGCTTGTGGGCTGCCGCGTAAAACGATCAAACGATTCGTTTGGTTGCTACTGTCGCTGTGCCTGCTGACACCCTTGTTCCTCGTTTGGTGTTACGAAGATTTTTTCGTCGACATCTTGTTCGGGCAACCGCTGCTGGCAGAGATGCCCAAGGGGTTGGCGATCTACGCATTCGTTTGTCTAACGACTTGGATCTATCCGGGATTGGGCTGGTTTTGGAGTCGACCAATCTTGGGGGTTCAACGATCCGTTGTTCGTCGGCACGTGCGACGAATCTCCGTCAATCGAATGGTTCCGACCCCTTTGGCGTTGACCCCTAAATGCCGCTTTGAGTCTCGTTGGCCGGGCAATCAGATTTTTGAACTGGCTGTCGAAGAGAAGGAACTGCAGGTCCCTGGACTGCCGCCGGAATGGGACGGTTTTAAGATCGCCCATCTTTCGGACATCCATCTTACGGGGCATGTGGCTACCGAGTTTTTTCGCTATGCGGTGGAGCAAGCGAACGCATGGAATCCGGACATCGTTGCATTGACGGGAGACATCGTTGATTACGACAAATGTTTAGGGATGATCCAGCCAAGCTTGCAATCGGCGACGGCGAAGTACGGCAAGTTCTTCGTCTTGGGAAATCATGACACACGGGTTAGCGATCCGGTACAGATCCGCCAGGCGATGGAGCAAATTGGCTGGCAAGACCTGGGAGGAAGAGAGGTCGAGCAGTCGTTTGGTAGCCGCCGAATTCAATTGATCGGAAACGAAGCCCCATGGTTTCCGGCACCCGTGTTAGACCCTCGGCAGTCTCCGTCCGTATCGTCAAATTCAAAAGAACGCCCCCGGAAGAATCCGTTCAGGCTTGCTTTGTGTCATTCGCCCGATCGCATTGAGTGGGCTCGCGAGCATCACGTCACGCTGATGCTTGCAGGGCATACGCATGGTGGGCAAGGTCGGCTGCCACTGATCGGCCCGGTGTTATCGCCCAGTTGGTATGGAAGTCGGTTCGCCTCGGGTGAATTCTATCTGCCGCCAACGACGCTGCATGTCTCTCGGGGACTAAGCGGAGTCCATCTGCTGCGGATCATGTGCCCGCCAGAGTTGGCTTTGCTGGTGCTGCGAGCGACGTCTGTCGCAACCGTCACTCAGCCCGAATCGGTGATGGCTCAAGTGCAAGTCGCACCGGCCTAA
- a CDS encoding SixA phosphatase family protein: protein MTKRLILMRHAKSDWGSPELGDHDRPLNARGEASAPKMAEWMQGHGYVPELVLCSTAVRTQQTIERMLPCWKSEVAVYPTRDLYLASPEDMLRTVRSDALDVDSVMVLAHNPGLEMLVERFSGTMLAFPTAAVAVFDCQIERWSELNASVDCECLVIQRPKGL, encoded by the coding sequence ATGACGAAGCGATTAATCTTAATGCGGCATGCGAAGAGCGATTGGGGGTCCCCAGAATTGGGGGATCACGATCGGCCTCTGAACGCGCGTGGTGAAGCTTCAGCCCCTAAGATGGCTGAATGGATGCAGGGCCATGGATACGTCCCCGAACTGGTTCTCTGCTCGACCGCGGTGCGGACTCAGCAGACGATCGAAAGGATGCTCCCCTGCTGGAAGAGCGAAGTCGCAGTCTATCCGACGCGGGATCTCTATTTGGCTTCACCCGAGGACATGTTGAGGACGGTACGTAGCGACGCGTTGGACGTTGATAGCGTTATGGTGTTGGCTCACAATCCAGGACTGGAGATGTTGGTCGAACGATTCTCCGGGACCATGTTGGCGTTTCCGACGGCCGCTGTGGCGGTTTTTGATTGTCAAATTGAACGTTGGTCGGAACTAAACGCCTCGGTCGATTGTGAGTGTTTAGTCATCCAGCGACCGAAAGGACTTTAG
- a CDS encoding PQQ-binding-like beta-propeller repeat protein: MLTLLSRKFPALVESLKFLPLFLTSSLLGISSSPAADWPNWLGPDHNGVYSEEGIVESIPETGLPVLWRTPVGGGYSGPAVVGDQVFVMDYQKQGGEAFNDPGRRAQLTGKERVLCLDRNTGKVIWEHAYERPYSISYPSGPRCTPTVDEDLVFTLGSEGDLHCLNKSDGELIWSHNFPNDFSAEVPIWGFASHPLVDGDLLICLVGGEGQTVVAFDKRTGEVVWKALSASAIGYCPASIIEAGGKRQLLIWHADGLYSLDPANGETYWNVEIKPSYEMAVTQPQKDGNHLYVSGIHSESVMLELGEDAPTVKELWRGKRNQAVYCCNSTPIFHHGTIFGADCNVGALIAVNGKTGDRYWQTFAATKPDEKRFVKHGTAFITRLAGTDSYLLLSEVGDLILADLSAEEYKERGRFHVLEPTSEAFGRRVLWSHPAYAGQTAFVRNDKEIVAVDISKK; the protein is encoded by the coding sequence ATGCTCACCTTGCTCTCAAGAAAATTCCCCGCTCTCGTTGAATCGCTGAAGTTTCTTCCGCTGTTCTTAACGTCCAGCCTTCTTGGGATTTCATCAAGCCCTGCTGCCGACTGGCCCAACTGGCTAGGCCCCGACCACAACGGCGTTTACTCAGAAGAAGGGATTGTTGAATCGATTCCAGAGACAGGACTTCCTGTCTTGTGGCGTACCCCCGTCGGTGGCGGTTACTCGGGGCCCGCTGTGGTTGGCGACCAAGTGTTTGTCATGGATTATCAGAAACAAGGTGGTGAAGCCTTCAACGATCCCGGCCGTCGAGCTCAACTGACGGGAAAAGAGCGAGTCCTTTGTTTGGACCGCAACACCGGCAAAGTGATCTGGGAACACGCCTACGAGCGCCCCTACAGTATCTCCTACCCGTCGGGACCGCGGTGCACCCCCACCGTCGATGAGGATTTGGTTTTCACGCTGGGTAGCGAGGGAGACCTCCACTGCTTGAACAAATCCGACGGCGAGCTGATCTGGAGCCATAACTTCCCCAACGATTTCTCTGCCGAAGTCCCGATCTGGGGATTCGCCAGCCATCCTTTGGTCGACGGAGACCTGCTGATCTGCTTGGTTGGCGGGGAAGGGCAGACCGTCGTCGCTTTCGATAAACGGACCGGCGAGGTTGTCTGGAAAGCGCTTAGTGCCTCGGCGATCGGGTACTGCCCCGCTTCGATCATCGAAGCGGGTGGAAAACGCCAACTGTTAATCTGGCATGCCGATGGCTTATACAGCCTCGATCCAGCCAACGGCGAAACCTACTGGAACGTAGAAATCAAACCAAGCTACGAAATGGCGGTCACCCAGCCTCAGAAAGACGGCAACCACCTGTACGTCAGCGGAATCCACAGCGAATCGGTGATGCTGGAATTGGGGGAAGACGCACCAACGGTGAAGGAACTATGGCGAGGCAAACGGAACCAGGCGGTCTACTGCTGTAACAGCACTCCGATCTTTCACCATGGCACCATTTTCGGCGCCGACTGCAACGTCGGGGCGCTGATCGCAGTGAACGGAAAGACGGGCGACCGATACTGGCAAACCTTCGCCGCAACCAAGCCGGACGAAAAACGTTTCGTCAAGCATGGAACCGCGTTCATCACCCGCCTAGCCGGCACCGACTCCTATCTACTGCTAAGCGAAGTAGGAGATCTCATTCTGGCCGATCTATCCGCAGAAGAGTACAAAGAACGAGGGCGATTTCACGTCCTGGAACCAACCTCCGAAGCCTTTGGACGACGCGTCTTGTGGAGCCACCCCGCGTACGCAGGTCAAACGGCCTTCGTCCGCAACGACAAAGAAATCGTCGCCGTCGACATCAGCAAAAAATAA
- a CDS encoding ATP-dependent Clp protease ATP-binding subunit, translating to MYERFTDRARKVMQLANQEAQRFNHEYIGTEHILLGLVKEGSGVAANVLKNLEVDLRKIRLEVEKLVQSGPEMVTVGKLPQTPRAKKVIEYSMEEARNLNHTYVGTEHILLGLLREQEGVAAQVLMNLGLKLEDVREEVLNLLGHGLEGSEVGERGGRTGEGESSSGSTKSGKSKTPALDSFGRDLTELAKKGELDPVIGREREIERAIQILCRRTKNNPVLLGEAGVGKTAIVEGFAQRVIEGEVPDILADKRIVVLDLAMMVAGTKYRGQFEERIKAVMTEVRRAKNTILFIDELHTLVGAGGAEGAIDAANVLKPALARGEIQCIGATTLDEYRKYIEKDNALARRFQEIIVEPTGTVETIAILKGLRQRYEEHHRVQITDDAVVAAVEMSERYISARCLPDKAIDVIDEAGARIRLRTMTRPPDLKEIDVEVETLNKDKEDAVANQDFEKAAKLRDQAEKLRRKKEQITREWREKSQQTDGVVDEEVIAEVVSKMTGIPLTRLSTEDSLRLMQMEEELHKRVVSQDAAVTAISKAVRRSRSGLKDPKRPTGSFIFAGPTGVGKTLLAKALAEYMFGDADALVHIDMSEYMEKHNVSRLIGAPPGFVGYEEGGQLTEKIRRRPYAVVLFDEIEKAHPDVFNTLLQVMEEGRLTDSFGRNIDFRNTILIMTTNAGAEAIKNESAFGFQRPEDDSSYESMKSRVMDSIQKVFRPEFLNRLDDTIIFRHLTVENLKGVIDFELIKVRERLGERGFALELTDAAKEFLIKKGSDLDYGARPLRRAIEQRIEDPLAEELLRGTFEGKDTLIVDVHKDDEGKVTRLNFEAEVRGIAAPEEPVAASSSKEEGDSSES from the coding sequence ATGTACGAACGTTTTACTGACCGCGCCCGAAAGGTCATGCAACTTGCGAACCAAGAAGCCCAGCGGTTCAACCACGAATACATCGGAACCGAACACATCCTGTTAGGTTTGGTGAAAGAGGGAAGTGGTGTCGCAGCCAACGTGCTGAAGAATCTGGAAGTGGATCTTCGGAAAATTCGACTTGAAGTCGAAAAATTGGTGCAGAGTGGCCCGGAAATGGTCACCGTCGGCAAATTGCCGCAAACGCCACGTGCCAAAAAGGTTATCGAGTACTCCATGGAGGAAGCTCGGAACCTGAACCACACCTACGTCGGTACCGAGCATATTCTGCTTGGTTTGCTGCGAGAGCAGGAAGGCGTTGCCGCTCAGGTTTTGATGAACCTGGGACTGAAACTAGAAGACGTTCGTGAAGAAGTTCTGAATCTTCTTGGCCACGGCCTAGAGGGATCCGAAGTCGGCGAACGAGGCGGTCGAACCGGCGAAGGCGAAAGCAGCAGCGGATCGACGAAAAGCGGAAAGAGCAAAACACCTGCTCTCGATTCGTTCGGTCGCGATCTGACGGAGCTGGCCAAAAAAGGCGAACTGGATCCGGTTATCGGACGAGAACGCGAAATCGAACGTGCGATTCAGATCCTCTGCCGTCGTACGAAGAACAACCCGGTCCTCTTAGGCGAAGCGGGCGTCGGCAAAACGGCGATCGTCGAAGGCTTTGCACAGCGAGTGATCGAAGGGGAAGTTCCTGACATCCTGGCCGATAAGCGGATTGTCGTGCTGGACCTGGCGATGATGGTCGCAGGTACCAAGTACCGTGGTCAGTTTGAAGAACGGATCAAGGCGGTCATGACCGAAGTGCGACGTGCCAAAAACACGATCCTCTTCATCGACGAACTGCATACATTGGTCGGTGCCGGTGGAGCGGAGGGAGCAATCGATGCTGCCAACGTTCTGAAACCTGCGTTAGCTCGCGGCGAAATTCAGTGCATTGGGGCAACCACCCTTGATGAGTACCGCAAGTACATCGAAAAAGACAACGCGCTGGCCAGACGTTTTCAAGAGATCATCGTCGAGCCGACCGGCACGGTCGAAACGATCGCGATCCTGAAGGGGTTGCGTCAGCGGTACGAAGAACATCACCGCGTCCAGATCACCGACGATGCGGTTGTCGCAGCCGTTGAAATGAGTGAACGCTACATTTCGGCTCGTTGCTTGCCCGATAAGGCGATCGACGTGATCGATGAGGCGGGGGCTCGGATTCGTCTGCGTACCATGACCCGTCCACCAGATTTGAAGGAAATCGACGTCGAAGTCGAAACCTTGAATAAGGACAAAGAGGACGCGGTTGCGAACCAGGACTTTGAGAAGGCAGCCAAACTGCGTGATCAAGCCGAAAAACTACGCCGCAAGAAAGAACAGATCACTCGCGAGTGGCGTGAAAAGAGTCAGCAAACCGACGGAGTCGTTGACGAAGAGGTTATTGCCGAAGTGGTCAGTAAAATGACCGGCATTCCTTTGACTCGGCTGTCCACCGAAGATTCGCTTCGTTTGATGCAGATGGAAGAGGAATTGCACAAACGCGTCGTCAGCCAAGACGCCGCCGTGACCGCGATCTCCAAAGCCGTTCGCCGCAGTCGCAGTGGGTTGAAAGATCCTAAGCGTCCAACCGGATCGTTCATCTTCGCCGGACCAACGGGCGTCGGGAAAACGTTGCTTGCCAAAGCGCTTGCCGAATACATGTTTGGCGACGCCGACGCGCTTGTGCATATCGACATGAGCGAATACATGGAGAAGCACAACGTCAGTCGTCTGATCGGTGCCCCTCCAGGATTTGTCGGTTACGAAGAAGGCGGTCAATTGACCGAAAAGATTCGTCGCCGTCCGTATGCGGTTGTGCTGTTTGACGAAATCGAAAAAGCACATCCGGATGTCTTCAACACACTTTTGCAAGTGATGGAAGAAGGACGTCTGACCGACTCGTTTGGTCGGAACATCGATTTCCGTAACACGATCTTGATCATGACCACCAATGCGGGTGCGGAAGCGATCAAGAACGAATCGGCGTTCGGTTTCCAGCGTCCTGAAGACGATTCCAGTTATGAATCGATGAAGTCACGAGTGATGGATAGTATCCAAAAGGTCTTCCGTCCTGAATTCTTGAATCGATTGGATGACACGATCATCTTCCGTCACCTGACTGTCGAAAACTTGAAGGGTGTGATCGATTTCGAATTGATCAAAGTCCGGGAACGCTTGGGCGAACGTGGGTTTGCACTTGAATTAACCGACGCAGCCAAAGAGTTCTTGATTAAGAAGGGAAGCGATCTGGACTACGGAGCTCGTCCGCTGCGTCGAGCCATCGAGCAACGGATCGAAGACCCGTTGGCAGAAGAGCTGCTGCGAGGCACGTTCGAAGGTAAGGACACGCTTATCGTCGACGTCCATAAGGATGACGAAGGCAAAGTGACCCGCTTGAACTTCGAAGCTGAAGTTCGTGGAATCGCCGCCCCGGAAGAGCCTGTCGCTGCCAGCAGCAGTAAAGAAGAAGGGGATTCCAGCGAAAGCTAA
- a CDS encoding tetratricopeptide repeat protein, which yields MSSAGKSYLTCLWPGLPELWYRGQLSALPAALAFAFAVNFLLVARFIYPEWLTPLLVKIACWLAMGSWVYSVLKAIRRLPQVVSPREVSDRPDQFCDAHIEYLRGHWSEAEALLVDCLKIEERDPPAVLMLAGVYRHTDRLDAAKNLLDQLERMENGDRWWMELRDERRRWQRFFDAKNASNDPEEGEEEASSEPTDDPENFSESESESDTSPESEINPDSKLSVEAESPPERESSDEDSLLADATDEAIAAEMAGVQDPPQARSA from the coding sequence ATGTCCTCTGCCGGTAAAAGCTATCTGACTTGCCTGTGGCCAGGGTTGCCCGAATTGTGGTATCGCGGCCAACTGTCCGCATTGCCTGCTGCGCTTGCGTTCGCTTTTGCCGTTAATTTTTTGCTCGTCGCCCGGTTCATCTATCCGGAATGGTTGACTCCGCTGTTGGTGAAGATCGCCTGTTGGTTGGCGATGGGCAGTTGGGTCTATTCGGTGCTGAAAGCGATTCGTCGTTTGCCTCAAGTCGTCAGCCCCCGTGAAGTGAGCGACCGGCCGGACCAATTCTGCGACGCTCATATCGAATACCTGCGGGGCCACTGGAGCGAGGCCGAGGCGCTGCTGGTCGATTGTTTGAAAATCGAAGAACGGGATCCTCCTGCGGTTCTTATGCTAGCAGGGGTTTATCGGCATACCGACAGGCTTGATGCGGCGAAGAATTTGCTTGATCAATTAGAGCGAATGGAAAATGGCGATCGTTGGTGGATGGAGCTAAGAGACGAAAGGCGACGCTGGCAGCGATTTTTTGACGCTAAGAATGCTAGCAATGATCCTGAAGAGGGTGAGGAAGAGGCATCGAGCGAACCGACCGACGATCCGGAGAATTTTTCCGAATCGGAATCCGAGTCGGACACGAGTCCTGAATCTGAAATAAACCCCGATTCGAAACTATCGGTTGAGGCGGAATCTCCGCCTGAAAGGGAGTCTTCGGATGAGGATTCTTTGCTAGCGGATGCGACCGATGAAGCCATTGCTGCCGAAATGGCAGGGGTTCAGGATCCTCCACAGGCTCGATCTGCGTAA
- a CDS encoding ATP-binding cassette domain-containing protein, with protein MNQSENVAELRRVEESLALVRPLVLENLNVAADGRALLTQTSAEMPAGKITVIVGGSGAGKSVLLRILSGLIPQAGSVITWNGHVGHDNDAPLGRVGIVFQQFALFDELSPIGNVQFAIDHRRDRRQPPVQSASAWLEELRVPTDVPVAALSGGQKQRLAIARTLAADPELVLYDEPTSGLDSASGRQVAQLIRRTQTTHRRTSVVVTHDYETLLPIADCVFLLDSDRKQLVKVPESEWARIPDLMKPVQRQTDESNGSDGAPALPSSRSRPTALARIVNGIIGFFSGTGDAVSSSLRLPFDLIPAWPRLRWGFRFFLHYLRLICGPSAWVYLIVTGMIVGFTTSHFTFKFLPYSLYTKPLLLEDLLTAIGFALYRVLVPIMATTLIAARCGAAVAADVGVKRYGSQIEALSTLGVRSRAYLLTPILLAFVIGTPILEWMAYQAARTVSLISFTASNPNVGPHFWALHFESELVSDGWFPEGAYWLLLKTVASGVGVAAISYYRGARPKQSATDVSHSITSTVLWATLYVLVIHFVVAFYEF; from the coding sequence ATGAATCAATCTGAAAACGTTGCGGAGCTTAGACGCGTCGAGGAATCGCTCGCTCTGGTGCGCCCGCTGGTGTTGGAAAACCTGAATGTTGCTGCGGATGGGCGAGCGTTGTTGACGCAGACGTCCGCTGAAATGCCTGCCGGGAAGATTACGGTTATTGTTGGCGGTAGTGGTGCGGGCAAGTCGGTTCTGTTGCGGATCCTGTCCGGTTTGATCCCACAGGCAGGAAGTGTGATTACCTGGAATGGTCACGTCGGTCATGATAATGACGCTCCACTGGGACGCGTCGGGATCGTATTCCAACAGTTCGCCTTGTTTGATGAATTGTCGCCGATTGGGAATGTGCAATTTGCGATCGATCACCGCCGCGACCGCCGGCAACCACCGGTGCAAAGTGCCTCGGCTTGGCTGGAAGAACTACGCGTCCCCACCGACGTTCCAGTGGCTGCGCTTAGCGGCGGCCAAAAGCAGCGGTTAGCGATCGCTCGGACATTGGCGGCCGATCCTGAATTGGTGCTGTATGACGAACCGACGTCGGGGCTGGATTCTGCCAGCGGGCGGCAGGTCGCTCAATTGATTCGCCGGACGCAGACGACGCATCGCCGTACGAGTGTGGTCGTGACGCACGATTACGAAACGCTGCTGCCAATTGCCGACTGTGTCTTTCTGCTTGATAGTGATCGCAAGCAATTGGTAAAGGTTCCTGAATCGGAATGGGCAAGGATTCCGGATTTGATGAAACCGGTTCAGCGGCAAACCGATGAATCGAATGGAAGCGATGGGGCCCCTGCCCTTCCCTCTTCTCGTTCGCGTCCGACCGCTCTTGCGCGAATCGTGAATGGGATCATTGGCTTTTTTAGCGGGACAGGAGACGCTGTTTCTTCCTCGCTTCGTTTGCCATTCGATTTGATTCCCGCTTGGCCAAGACTGCGTTGGGGATTTCGGTTTTTTCTGCATTACCTGCGACTGATCTGTGGGCCGTCGGCTTGGGTCTATTTGATCGTGACGGGGATGATCGTTGGTTTTACAACCAGCCACTTCACTTTTAAATTCCTGCCGTATTCGCTGTATACGAAACCGTTGCTGTTAGAAGATTTGTTGACCGCGATCGGGTTTGCACTCTATCGCGTTTTGGTCCCGATCATGGCGACAACATTGATCGCGGCTCGCTGCGGGGCGGCGGTTGCCGCGGACGTTGGGGTGAAAAGGTATGGATCGCAGATCGAAGCGTTAAGCACTTTGGGCGTTCGCTCACGAGCCTATCTGTTGACCCCGATTCTGTTGGCATTTGTCATCGGAACGCCGATACTTGAATGGATGGCGTATCAAGCGGCGCGAACGGTCAGTTTGATCAGCTTCACTGCCAGCAATCCGAACGTTGGCCCGCATTTTTGGGCCTTGCACTTTGAATCCGAACTGGTCAGCGATGGCTGGTTTCCCGAAGGAGCCTATTGGTTGTTATTGAAAACGGTTGCCTCGGGCGTAGGGGTGGCCGCAATCAGTTATTATCGAGGTGCACGTCCGAAACAGTCGGCTACCGATGTCAGCCACTCGATCACTTCAACGGTCTTGTGGGCGACTTTGTACGTCCTTGTCATTCACTTCGTTGTGGCATTTTATGAATTCTGA
- a CDS encoding MFS transporter, whose translation MSNTTPKMEESSRAWYHGISRYQWMVLAVASLGWVFDAFEGQLFVACMRESLVELTPQLAALSAQLQEATDPQNAQVLRDEISSVSHFYENLGFAAFLVGGAVGGFGFGWISDRMGRSLTLMLTILTYSLFTGLTYFVTDLPQMLVLRFLAALGTGGEWAVASAMVAETFPPRARARAASIFHGSSTFGTMIAAAIGAFVVANPDLGWRPAFLIGALPALLVVLIRVRLHDSPERKEAEDSHQAASATHTKSAWREPGVLKNLLLGILLATVGLSTFWGVHVYGRQAYLKSVEAAHPEWVAVDSEDGKQTLKRQEMLGMWLVTVGGGLGLFSFGPICEWVGRRKAFIGFHVAATVVSVILFTFLKNATPWPIGIWLPVFGFFTLGMHAGYAVYFPELFPSRIRGAASGICFNCARITAAPALILSGTLIRNGDPGQFYVVTSCFSLLFLVGAVIVLFGPETKGQALPE comes from the coding sequence ATGTCGAATACAACGCCCAAAATGGAAGAATCATCGCGGGCGTGGTACCACGGGATCTCGCGATATCAATGGATGGTTCTGGCGGTCGCCTCTTTAGGCTGGGTGTTTGATGCCTTTGAAGGGCAACTGTTTGTTGCCTGCATGCGGGAGTCGCTTGTCGAGCTGACTCCGCAGTTGGCGGCGTTGTCGGCTCAATTGCAGGAGGCGACCGATCCTCAGAACGCTCAAGTCCTTCGTGATGAAATCAGTAGCGTCAGTCACTTTTATGAGAATCTGGGCTTCGCGGCCTTTTTGGTTGGCGGGGCCGTCGGCGGTTTTGGGTTTGGCTGGATCAGCGACCGGATGGGGCGATCGCTGACCTTGATGTTGACGATCCTGACCTATTCGCTGTTTACCGGTTTGACCTATTTCGTGACCGACCTGCCTCAGATGTTGGTCCTCCGTTTTTTGGCGGCTCTGGGGACGGGAGGCGAGTGGGCGGTTGCAAGTGCGATGGTCGCCGAAACGTTTCCGCCGCGAGCGCGAGCTCGAGCCGCTTCGATTTTCCATGGATCCAGTACGTTTGGGACGATGATCGCCGCAGCGATTGGAGCCTTTGTGGTCGCCAATCCAGATCTTGGCTGGCGGCCGGCCTTCCTGATCGGAGCCCTGCCTGCGTTGTTGGTTGTTCTGATCCGGGTTCGTCTGCACGATTCCCCCGAGCGAAAAGAAGCGGAGGATTCCCATCAGGCGGCGAGTGCTACCCATACCAAATCGGCTTGGCGCGAGCCCGGGGTGCTGAAAAATCTTCTCCTGGGAATCCTCTTGGCAACCGTCGGTTTGTCGACGTTTTGGGGAGTGCATGTCTACGGCCGGCAAGCCTACTTGAAATCGGTCGAGGCGGCTCATCCGGAATGGGTTGCCGTCGATTCCGAAGATGGAAAACAGACGCTGAAGCGACAGGAAATGTTGGGGATGTGGTTGGTGACCGTCGGCGGTGGACTGGGGCTGTTTAGTTTTGGGCCGATTTGCGAATGGGTCGGACGCCGCAAAGCATTCATCGGTTTTCACGTTGCCGCCACGGTCGTTTCGGTCATCTTGTTTACCTTTTTAAAGAATGCGACCCCCTGGCCTATTGGGATTTGGCTGCCGGTGTTCGGTTTCTTTACGCTGGGGATGCATGCCGGCTACGCGGTCTATTTTCCGGAATTGTTTCCCTCAAGGATTCGTGGGGCGGCTTCCGGAATCTGTTTCAATTGTGCCCGCATCACCGCCGCTCCTGCGTTGATCCTAAGTGGTACCCTGATTCGAAATGGGGACCCTGGACAGTTCTATGTGGTCACGTCTTGCTTTAGTTTGCTATTCCTCGTGGGGGCCGTGATCGTGCTCTTCGGGCCAGAAACCAAGGGCCAAGCATTGCCGGAATAA